CGGAAAAGAATCAAAAGGTTCTGCTGGAACTTGCTAGAAGGACGATACGTCAACGTTTGCGTTCAAAAACAATCCCTCCTTACATAACAAATGACAAAGAACTTACGGCACCTGCGGCAGTATTTGTTACATTGAACGAAAAACATCAGCTTAGAGGTTGTATCGGCACTACTATACCCCAGCTTCCTTTATACCAGGCTGTTCAGCAGATGGCAGTCGCTGCGGCATTTGAGGATTACAGGTTTGGTCCTGTTATGGAAAACGAAATACCTGATATTAAAATAGAAATTTCTGTCCTTTCGCCGCTTGCCAGAGTAAAATCGGCAGAGGAAATTCAACCGAATATAAACGGGGTAATTGTAAGGCGCGGCGGGAAATCAGGTATATTTTTACCCCAGGTCTGGGAACAGCTGCCGGATAAAGAAGGTTTTCTCAACGAATTATGCACGCAAAAAGCCGGATTAGAAGCAAACGCCTGGAAAGATCCCTCAACTGAGCTTTATACTTTTACTGTTTTTGCGTTTGAGGAAAATTGATTTTGGATGATTACAAAAATTAATTACTTATCTTAACTGTTTGTTTGCTATTGAACGGTATTTTGACAGTACCGAATAAAGACTTATAATAATAATTGCCTTCCACCCTTACTTCTATCGGATTATTTCCCAAGTATCTCATCAAAATAGGAAGCAGCAGCTCCATGGCATTTATTTTAATAGGTATTTTCTCTGAATGTTTTTCGCCAGCTTTTACAATAATCTCCGGGATCCTGCCTTCCCCTACATAGGAATTTTCAATAAATATTTTGAAATCAACCCTGTCTATTTTAACTGTTCTTTTTGTTGGATTGTATACTTGCGCGGGCAAAAATATTTTGGTTTCAGGAATAACCGATTGCACCTCAATGTTGCTTGTTGTAACCTTGCATTTTTGTATATCCCGCCCTGCGCAGCCGGCGGCAAAAACACATGCGCTGATTAATAAAATTGAAACTAATTTACTATTTCTCATTTTTTAGTGATCCAGGTGCAAGTGCGGATGAGAGTGGATCTGATCGTCGTGTTTATGGCTGTGAATATGTAACAGGTTGCTCTGTTTTAAAAATACGTCATCAGCCAGAACTTCAAGCGGACTGCCTGACCTGACTATTTTTTTGCTTTTATCAAAAACATAAACGGTATCGGAAATTTCCGCAACTATATGCAAATCATGTGTTGAAGTAATAATTGTTTTTCCTTTTGCGTTTAATTCCAGGATCAAATCAACAATATGCCTTGTTGTTAAAGGGTCTAATCCGGCGGTGGGTTCGTCAAGTATCAAGACATCAGGCTCTATTGCCAATACGGTTGCCAGCGAAGCTTTTTTTTTTCGCCGATGCTCAGTTGATGAGGTGCTCTGTCAAACAAATCCTCAATTTCAAGCAATTGCGCGTATTTTCCCAGCCGTTCCATTGTTTCTCCCTGCGAAACTCCCAATTGAAGGGGCCCAAAAACAATATCTTCCTTTACGGTAGGGCAAAATAATTGAACATCGGGATTCTGAAAAACAAAACCAACTTTGCTTCGGAAAAATTGCGAAAATTCCTCATTTGATAAAATGTCTTCATTTAATTCTTTGCCAAATGCATTTATTGTTCCTTTGTCAGGAAAAATAAGGCCGTCTAATATCGCAAGAATCGTAGATTTTCCCGTACCGTTTGCACCCATTATGGAAATTTTTTCGCCTGCCTGAACTCCCAAATTGACACCGCTTAATGCCGGAAATTTACCAAGATATGCATAATAAACATCTTTTAACTCAAAAATTTGTTCACTCACGGTTCTCCCCTGTACCCTCGAGACATCATCGCGTTATAGACCTGGTTATTTAAATGGTAGGACCTAATCCAGAGGTTGGCTATATTCCAGCCTACCAGCTTTCTGCCTTTAGTGTGACGCACTTTCAGCCCGACCCTGCTCTTGATCCCCAGATACGTATACTCAACTATTTCTACGAATAAATAAATGTAACGATAACACATTCCAAGCGTCATAACGAATACCTGCGGTATTTTAAAAACGCGCAGGGTTTTTAAAAGTTCGCTGCTTTTTGTTGTCAATGAGAGGAGTATAACAAAAGATACTGAAGCAACAACCCTGGAAATAAATCGTATCGCGCTGAACAAACCTTCGCTGGTTATGATAATTCCACTGTTAAAAACAAACAATGCCTTCCCGGGCGTAATAAAACTAAACAACGCGGGAATTGTTATAAAAAGCGAAAACAAGGGGATGAAAAACCAGGTCCTTTTTAAGAAAAATAGTAAATTAATTTTCGAAAAAACCGACAATAATAAACAAAAGAAATACAAACATAACAAAATTGGAATACTCTTTACAAATAGCACTAAAATTAACAACAACAAAACCGCAACCACTTTGACTCTAGAATCCAATAATTGTAAAAATCCCTTTTTATGCGCGTATTCTTCGGCATAAATGGAATCTTTAAAGAAAGAGAGAGCGCCCATAATAGAGCGCTCTATGAAATTAGTCTTTTTTAACAAGTAATTTCCCTAAACCTAACACCGCAAGTACGGTAATGCTTACTCCCACAACAGCGGATATAACATAAGCCAAGCTTAAATGCGATATTCCTTTTTTTTCCCAGCCCTTTAAAGCATAATCCGGTATAGGCGCATTCCAGATACTGGAAAGTTTTTCAAGGCCCTGCGGAATATACCCGACGAGATTCTGCATCTCATCAGCGCCCCATTCACCCCAGGCAGCGCCTGCCTTGAAATGTTCAGGCAACAAAAGCCCTAAAGGAGAAAGTATAATTAATACCGCTAATCCTATCCATAATTTTGTTGTAATTTTCATTAGTTTGCCCTCCCGTCCGCAATAAGTTCCGGCGCCTGCTTCTGCAAATACTTTATCACCAGGGCAGTAACAATTGCCTCAACCCAGCCGAAAATCAAAAGATGTTCCCCAACCATAGTTGGAACTGCCACACCTAAACCATAGGGGCAATAAAGAGCTTGCCCGGTTGCGGTTTTATGTAAAAGCGGCTGGAGGCCAAACTCAACTCCTGTAAAAAATGCTGCTATATTAATTCCAATGTAACCGGCGATCCCTGCAGCAATCACACGCCTGCCTGAATTCATCGGAGCATTGTAACTAATTGTTTTATAGATGTAGTATGCAACAAAAGGAAGCACAAACGCCATATTGAAACAATTGGCTCCTAAAGCGGTAATTCCGCCGTCGCCAAAAAGCAATGCCTGAACAACAAGCGCAACCGTTATGGCAATACAAGCCGCCCAGGGGCCTAAAAGGATAGCTACCAGAACCCCTCCCACTGCGTGGCCGGTAGTTCCCCCTGGAATCGGTACATTGAACATCATAATCACAAAACTGAATGCAGCGCCTATTGCAAGCATCGGCACCTGTTTTGCTTTAAGAGTTTTTTTTACAATTTTTGAAGCAAACGCCCAAACCGGCAGCATCACAGCGTAAAAAACACCGCAAGTTGCCGGCCCTAAATATCCATCAGGTATGTGCATAATATCCTCCCGTTTATTTTATCAAAATTCGCAATGAAACCCTAATATTGTTTTATCATCGGAAGTATTAAAACTTCTTCCATAACCTGCATCTACAACAATATTTTCCGTAATTCTATACCTGGCTCCAAGAAGCCATGTATTAT
The window above is part of the Elusimicrobiota bacterium genome. Proteins encoded here:
- the cbiM gene encoding cobalt transporter CbiM, whose product is MHIPDGYLGPATCGVFYAVMLPVWAFASKIVKKTLKAKQVPMLAIGAAFSFVIMMFNVPIPGGTTGHAVGGVLVAILLGPWAACIAITVALVVQALLFGDGGITALGANCFNMAFVLPFVAYYIYKTISYNAPMNSGRRVIAAGIAGYIGINIAAFFTGVEFGLQPLLHKTATGQALYCPYGLGVAVPTMVGEHLLIFGWVEAIVTALVIKYLQKQAPELIADGRAN
- the amrA gene encoding AmmeMemoRadiSam system protein A; this encodes MGEFKISEKNQKVLLELARRTIRQRLRSKTIPPYITNDKELTAPAAVFVTLNEKHQLRGCIGTTIPQLPLYQAVQQMAVAAAFEDYRFGPVMENEIPDIKIEISVLSPLARVKSAEEIQPNINGVIVRRGGKSGIFLPQVWEQLPDKEGFLNELCTQKAGLEANAWKDPSTELYTFTVFAFEEN
- a CDS encoding LEA type 2 family protein, which translates into the protein MRNSKLVSILLISACVFAAGCAGRDIQKCKVTTSNIEVQSVIPETKIFLPAQVYNPTKRTVKIDRVDFKIFIENSYVGEGRIPEIIVKAGEKHSEKIPIKINAMELLLPILMRYLGNNPIEVRVEGNYYYKSLFGTVKIPFNSKQTVKISN
- a CDS encoding PDGLE domain-containing protein, whose translation is MKITTKLWIGLAVLIILSPLGLLLPEHFKAGAAWGEWGADEMQNLVGYIPQGLEKLSSIWNAPIPDYALKGWEKKGISHLSLAYVISAVVGVSITVLAVLGLGKLLVKKD
- the cbiQ gene encoding cobalt ECF transporter T component CbiQ, which codes for MLKKTNFIERSIMGALSFFKDSIYAEEYAHKKGFLQLLDSRVKVVAVLLLLILVLFVKSIPILLCLYFFCLLLSVFSKINLLFFLKRTWFFIPLFSLFITIPALFSFITPGKALFVFNSGIIITSEGLFSAIRFISRVVASVSFVILLSLTTKSSELLKTLRVFKIPQVFVMTLGMCYRYIYLFVEIVEYTYLGIKSRVGLKVRHTKGRKLVGWNIANLWIRSYHLNNQVYNAMMSRGYRGEP